A single genomic interval of Danio aesculapii chromosome 5, fDanAes4.1, whole genome shotgun sequence harbors:
- the cdc42ep2 gene encoding cdc42 effector protein 2, with amino-acid sequence MTTKAPIYLKRRSRKGKKEKLRDVLSSDMISPPLGDFRHTIHIGSGGGDDDLFGDLSFLQGKFHLLPGQQGHRGSFQLSRTASVCSHPAVSEGSPLLKNALSLPIIGGVQALTLPSAATLNTEVPTTLTKTQSPSTSPSLAPPPKPPRLHLEERSITRHASLPASPNHSSLHSNTHRPMPDTKKDEKCVKDADEEERPYLSNAGSMLSLHLDLGPSILEDVLQIMDKQRTGTFSGGLASSGRQEIYT; translated from the coding sequence ATGACTACCAAGGCTCCCATATACTTAAAACGACGAAGCCGCAAAGGAAAGAAGGAAAAGTTGCGGGATGTTCTTTCATCTGACATGATCAGTCCTCCGCTTGGAGACTTCAGACACACTATCCACATCGGCAGTGGTGGAGGCGATGACGATCTTTTTGGTGACCTGTCTTTCCTACAAGGTAAATTTCATCTACTACCTGGACAACAAGGTCACCGTGGGTCATTCCAACTAAGTCGTACAGCAAGTGTATGCAGTCACCCAGCGGTCAGTGAGGGCTCACCACTGCTGAAAAATGCCCTGTCACTTCCTATCATTGGAGGGGTGCAGGCGCTCACCCTTCCATCGGCAGCGACGTTGAACACAGAGGTCCCAACAACCTTGACAAAAACTCAATCGCCCTCAACATCTCCATCTCTCGCTCCACCTCCCAAACCTCCCAGACTACACCTGGAAGAGAGGAGCATCACACGACATGCGTCCCTTCCTGCATCTCCAAACCACTCTTCActgcattcaaacacacacaggcCAATGCCCGATACTAAGAAAGATGAGAAGTGTGTAAAGGATGCAGATGAGGAGGAAAGGCCATATCTGTCCAATGCTGGATCTATGCTTTCCCTCCATTTGGACTTGGGGCCATCGATTCTAGAGGATGTGTTGCAGATCATGGACAAGCAGAGAACGGGGACGTTCAGTGGGGGACTTGCATCCAGCGGACGACAAGAGATATATACCTGA